In the genome of Longimicrobiaceae bacterium, the window AAGCGGGCAAGGCGCGCAACCGCCGCGTGGAGGTGGCCATCTTCGCCAGCGAGCAGTACCGCCAGCAGATCCTCAACCAGAACCACCCGTAAGCTTCCGGTTGCAGGACTGAAGGACGAAACCAGCCCCCGGCACCTTGCGGCGCCGGGGGCTGGTTTCGTTGGGTGAAAATGTGTGTAAGCCCTCTTCCCACAGCGGTCTAGAACACTCGGCTACCACGGTTCTCGCTCGTATGCATCACGATCTACATATCTGCGCCCGGCCCATTCAATCCATTTGTACTGAGGTTTGTCGGTGTACACGCTACGTTGCGCATTGTTAGCCACATGCCGGACTAGCGCAAAAGCTTCGCTTGCCGTGGCGATACTCGGAACCGGATCTGCTGATCCAACCTTGGCGTACAGGGCGTTAGAGGGGGAGAGCGGTAGAAATATTTCAGTGCCTTTCCGCAACCATCCTGGTCCATATACGACAATTCCGTCGCGGCGCCGGAAGCGGATGAGCGGATGATCCGACGTCGGCCATGAACGATTCTCTGGAGGGTGGAGCAAGTGCCATGTCTGCCGCAATGCCTCCGGCGTAATCTGTGCAACAAGGTGCTTGACACGTTGCATCCAAGAAGTGCTGCCTCCAAGTAGAGACAGTTGTACCTTAGTACCGTGACCGTCTGACGTCCAAGAAGTCTTCATGACTGGTCGTAAATCGGTAGGGTTTTCACCAGCTCTCTTCTGTGACTGAATGGGTGAGTGTCGACCAAACTTCCGAACGGCGGATTTGATTACTTGGTTCATAATCGGTGGGATAACACCAGCTTCCCAAGCCCTATGAAAATCGTAAGCTTTGGGCGTGCGAGCATCTTGTGCCACAGCAAACCTTATGAGGGCTTGCCAGTCTTCTGGACGGAGTGCTTGCGAGTGGTCAAGCCGATCAAGCGCATGATAAGCCGGCGTTTCTATCTCACGTTCGAGCCATCGCTCGAAGTGATCTCGTTCCAGCCCCGGAATATAGGCGTCGTAGAGATGCGTACGAGCGCCAGCAGAGCGAAGCGAAACTCGCTTCCATTTGGGATAACGTGAGTCTGGAACGACAATCTTGTGCTCCCACACCGTATGCCCATCCGGCGACCATCGTATGAGATAGCCGCGAGGAACAAAGTGGTTATTCCGTGTCGTCTGATATCCCGGCATAGAGTAAGAATCTCCCAATCAATGTGAACCACACAACTGCTCCGTAGATACAGACCGGGGCTCACGTGCTGAGATTTTCATAGGCGGCGGATCACCCGGCACGGGTTACCTCCCGCGACCACGCCGGCGGGTACGTCGCGCATCACCACGCTGCCGGCGCCGACGATGGAGTCCGCGCCGATGGTCACGCCGGGGCCGACGATCACGCCGCCGCCCAGCCACGCGCGCGAGCCGATGACGATGGGGCGCGCGAGCTCCGGCCCAGCCGCGCGCTCGGCGGCATCTCGCGGGTGATCCGCCGTCAGGAGTTGCACGCCGGGCCCGAGTTGCGCCTGCTCCCCGATGGTGATGGGCGCGGGGTCGAGAAAGACCGCGCCGAAGTTGACGAAGGCGCCTGCGCCGAGCGTGATCTGCATCCCGTAGTCGCAGTAGAACGGCGGCTCGATCCAAGCTCCGTCGCCAACCCTTCCCAACAACTCCCGCATCAGCGCCTCGCGCCCGGGACCGTCGCCGGGATCGCTGGCGTTGAGGCGCGCGAAGAGCCGGCGTGCGCGGACCCTCGCCTCCACAAGCGCAGGATCGCTCGCGAGGTAGAGGTCGCCTCGCAGCATCTTCGTACGTTCGCTTAGGGCATCTCTCACGGCCGCCGCTACTCCGCCGCAGTGAGCGAGAGGGCTTGAGCGCGGTGGAGAAGTGGATCAAGCGTGGACGGCGAGTTGTCGTACACACCGTTTAGACGCGCGGTGATCTCGTCTTCCGTAGAGGGTGTAGCGACCGTGGAGTCCGCCGTGCCTGTCGGACAGATAGCATCGTTGTTCAAACCGGCACCGCCTCGCGCAACACCTGCTCGCGAATGGATGGGAGCACCCCCCTCTCAGTGACCACGTCGACCCGGCGCCCTAACGCGTCTTCCAGGTCGGCGACAAGCCCGCCGGGGAACCAGGCACTCGTTGACGGCCCCGCTTCGACGAGCAGGTCAACGTCGCTGTCCGGCCCGGCGTCGCCCCGTGCGACGGAGCCGAACACGCGGACATTACGCGCGCCGTGCTTCTCGGCGATCTGCCGGATCAACTCGCGTTTGCCTAGAATGACTTCGTCGATGCCCATAGGTGTCGAGCAAGAAACTCGGGCGGAACATCGTGAACCGGTTAGTCCGGTCCGGAACGGATCTGGCGAATCTGAGTCGAGAGACAGCCTTCGGCTGCTTCTACGACGTTCAGCAGCAATTCATCAACCGTCTCGCCTTGCGTCGCGCAGCCGGGGATTGCGGGGACTTCGGCCCAGAATCCACCTTCCTCCGCATCGTGAACCACGATCTCCAGCTTCACGCTGATAGCTCCAAGATGCGAGATGTCGACCATCTACCCCGTCGCCAGCATCTCCAGCAGCAAGCGCGCCGCGAGCTTGGCGGTGCGGGCGTCGATGTCGTATGAAGGCGAGGTCTCCATGATGTCGGCGGCGAGGAGGAGCGGGTGGGCGGAGATGGTGCGGACGAGGCCGATCATCTCGCGGGCGGTGAGGCCGCCGATGCCGGCGGCGCTCACGCCGGGGGCGAACGCCGCGTCGGCGGCGTCGATGTCGACGGAGAGGTAGAGCGCGTCCGCATCCGCGGTGACGGCGGTGACGGCGGCGAGGGCTTCGCGGGCGACGGCGGCGGCCCCGCGGTCCGCGACGTCATCCACCGTGAAGACGTGGATGCCCTGCTCGCGCGCCCAGTCCAGGTAGTAGCGCGAGTTGGCGAAGCGACGGATGCCGATCATCGCCACTCGCGGGCCTTCCAGGATGCCCGTCTCCAGCGCGCGGCGGAACGGGGTGCCGCTGGAGAGCGAGGCAGCGTCGTCGTACTCGCGCACGTCCAGGTGCGCATCCACGGTCACGAGCGCCAAGCGGGTGTCCGGCCGCGCCGCCGCCAATCCACGGATCATTGAGCCGGTGATGCCGTGGTCGCCGCCCAGGAAGACGGGCCGCGCGCCCGCCGCGAAGACACCTCGCGCCGCCTCCTCAATCCGCCGGTGCGCCTCGCCGCCGTTCATGGTCGGCAAGGCCAGGTCGCCGAGGTCGAGCACGGGCGGCACATCGCGCTCGCCGTCGAACGAGCCGAAGGCGGCGAGGGCGTCGCGGATGGCGCGCGGGCCGAAGCGCGCGCCGGGGCGCGACGGGATGCCGCCGTCGTAGGGCAGGCCCAGGATCGCACGCTGTCCATCCAACGATGCCACGCCGTCCCACGCTCGCAGCAGCGCGGAGGCGCGGGGGTCGCGCGGGTCGGGCGCGGCGCGGAGGCCGGCGAGCGGGTCGGGAGCGGGCTGGGTCACGGGCGGCGGATGCGCGAGGGATTTCCGGCTTGCTGGCGGCGAGCGCGAGCGGCTAAGTTAGGCGGCACGGCGGCGGGCCGGCCAGGGGTGCGAGCGGCACGCCGGCCGGCCCACGCTTTCCCCGGCACCGAAGCTCCAGAACGCGGCACACACACCATGCGCATCCTCACCGGCATCCAGCCGTCCGGCACGCTGCACGTCGGCAACTACTTCGGGGCCATGCGCCCCATCCTGTCGCTGCAGGAGACGGGCGAGGTCTTCTGCTTCCTGGCCGACCTGCACGCCCTCACGTCGCTGCACGACCGCGAGGCGCTGCGGGCCAACGTGCGCGAGGCTGCGCTCGATTTCCTGGCCTGCGGGCTGAACCCGGACCGTACCGTATTCTGGTGCCAGTCAGACGTGTCGCAGCACGCGGAGCTGATGTGGATCCTCACCACCGTCACGCCCAAGGCGCTGATGGAGAAGATGGTGAGCTACAAGGACAAGGTGGCGCGCGGCATCCCCGCCAGCCTGGGCCTCTTCACGTACCCCGTGCTCCAGGCGGCGGACATCCTGCTGTACGATGCGGACGTGGTGCCTGTGGGCAAGGACCAGAAGCAGCACCTGGAGGCCACGCGCGACATCGCCGGGAAGTTCAACGAGGCGTACGGCCCCACGCTCAAGCTGCCCGAGCCGCAGATCAGCGAGGACGTGGCCACGGTGCCAGGACTGGACGGGCAGAAGATGAGCAAGAGCTACGGCAACACCATCGACATCTTCATGCCCGAGAAGGCGCTGAAGAAGAAGGTGATGAGCATCGTCACCGACAGCACGCCGCTGGAGGACCCGAAAGACCCCGAGGGCTCGCTCATCATCGCGCTCTACCGCCTGTTCGCGAGCGCGGACGAGGTGGCGGAGATGGAGGCGGACTTCCGCCAGGGCGGCATGGGCTACGGCGACTTCAAGAAGCGGCTGCTGGAGCGCATCTGGACGTTCTACGCCCCCATGCGCGAGAAGCGCGAACAGCTCGCCGCACGGCCGGACGACGTGGAGGACATCCTGCGCGCCGGTGCCGCCCGCGCCCGCGCCATCGCCGGGGAGACGCTGGAGCGCGTGCACCAGGCGGTGGGGCTGCGGTAGAGAAGTTCGGCGATGGGGGGCAGGATGGAGCCGCGCCCTCCCGGACTTCCTGACGCGGGCGGAAGACCGGGGAGGGCGCGACGGAAAGGCAGCGGACTCGCTTACGCCTGGACGGGGCGATCCGGCGCGCCGCCCAGCAGCTGGGGGAGAGCCGCTTCGGCTTCGCCCAGCGTCATCGCGGGGTGGCCGGAAACCTCGAAGCGGAACTGGCCCGAGTTCTGCCCCGCCCGGAGCGTGTAGCGGCCGATCTCACCGCCGTTCGTGTTGCGGAGAATGACGTACATGTCGGAGTCGATCGCGTTGCTGAGCGTGATTCCTCCTGAGATGGGGCCGCTGGTGGCCTCCACGAGAGCCACCGCTGTCACGCTGCCGCGGGGCGCCTGCACCGTGAGCTCCCCGCGCGTGTAGACGTAGATGTACTCCGTGCCCATGTTCTCGGCCACGATCTCGGCGGAGCCGCCGATGATGGTGCCGCCATTGCCAAGGCCCAGGGAGTACCTCGACGAGGTGGCGGTGTCGTGGCATACGTACGAGATCAGGTAGTAGCCGGCGTTCTGCATGGAGGCTCCCGACGGGGTGGGGCTGGACTCCGGCTCGGTCGTGCGAGACCGGTACATCCAGCAGGCGGATACGGGCCACGGCAGATGGACCGCGTCCCGGCGCCGCGGCGGAAGCTAACGTTCCTTGGCCCCAGCTCCTAGAATTTTGTCGGGAATGGTAAGTGGCTGCTGCGTCCGACTCTCAGGCATTGCCCTGGTCGGCCATCGGACACCATCGCGTCGGCGGGTGGAGGTGATCGCAACCCACGGAGACGGTCGGCTCGCTCGAGTGACTCGCCGTCAATCGGATGCGAGGCCGGATCCCTCTGTCGATTCACAGCCGCGCAGCCCGTTGCGGCGGCGGGGTATGGGATGTGCTGAGTCGCGGGCGGAAGGCTTCGGCGCGGTGGAGGGGCCGGGGCGCGCGCACAACCGACGGGAGACCGGGAGCCGAGATGAGCGAGCACCTGCACAACGTGGAGTTTTCCGAATCCGACGACACGAGCATCGTGGGCGCCAAGGACGCCGCCGAGCAGCCGCGGCGCAACCCAGCGGGCGACGCCATCGAAGGCCGCGGAGTGACGGACCGGGTGCTGACGCTGGTGTGCGAGTCGTGCGGCAAGGACTACTTCTTCGACGACGAGCCGCCGCCCGCCGGCATGAGCTGCGCCAAGTGCGGCGGCACCGTCTTCCGCTCGTTCGAGAGCAGCGTCGGTGACGAGGCGGCCGACGACTTCCGCGACAGCACCGAGCGCGACCTGGACCCCGACGATGCCGAGGGCGACGTGATGCCCGGCGACATCATCGACCTGGAGCGCATGTAGCTCGCCCCGCCCCAGACGCCGCCTCCGGCCCGAAGCTCCCACGGAGCCCGGGCCGGCACGCGTTCGGGGCCTGGCAGTTAAAACCGCGGCAAACACGATCGAGCATCAGCAAGCCCCCAAACAGGCTCCCCTCCCCCAGGCAGTTTTGGGGGAGGGGCTGGGGGAGGGGGCCCACGCCGCCGCAACGAGAATCCCAACCACATCGGGCAGGACGCGAATGAGCAACGGAACAGGGGGCGTGTCGCAGGTACCCACGGCCCTCTTCATCGGGTCCGGGGTGGCGCTGGTCACCCCGTTCGACACGAACGGCGTCAACGAGAACGTGCTGCGCGAGCTG includes:
- a CDS encoding sugar O-acetyltransferase — translated: MLRGDLYLASDPALVEARVRARRLFARLNASDPGDGPGREALMRELLGRVGDGAWIEPPFYCDYGMQITLGAGAFVNFGAVFLDPAPITIGEQAQLGPGVQLLTADHPRDAAERAAGPELARPIVIGSRAWLGGGVIVGPGVTIGADSIVGAGSVVMRDVPAGVVAGGNPCRVIRRL
- a CDS encoding nucleotidyltransferase family protein, producing the protein MGIDEVILGKRELIRQIAEKHGARNVRVFGSVARGDAGPDSDVDLLVEAGPSTSAWFPGGLVADLEDALGRRVDVVTERGVLPSIREQVLREAVPV
- a CDS encoding type II toxin-antitoxin system HicB family antitoxin, translated to MKLEIVVHDAEEGGFWAEVPAIPGCATQGETVDELLLNVVEAAEGCLSTQIRQIRSGPD
- a CDS encoding agmatinase family protein, which translates into the protein MTQPAPDPLAGLRAAPDPRDPRASALLRAWDGVASLDGQRAILGLPYDGGIPSRPGARFGPRAIRDALAAFGSFDGERDVPPVLDLGDLALPTMNGGEAHRRIEEAARGVFAAGARPVFLGGDHGITGSMIRGLAAARPDTRLALVTVDAHLDVREYDDAASLSSGTPFRRALETGILEGPRVAMIGIRRFANSRYYLDWAREQGIHVFTVDDVADRGAAAVAREALAAVTAVTADADALYLSVDIDAADAAFAPGVSAAGIGGLTAREMIGLVRTISAHPLLLAADIMETSPSYDIDARTAKLAARLLLEMLATG
- the trpS gene encoding tryptophan--tRNA ligase, which produces MRILTGIQPSGTLHVGNYFGAMRPILSLQETGEVFCFLADLHALTSLHDREALRANVREAALDFLACGLNPDRTVFWCQSDVSQHAELMWILTTVTPKALMEKMVSYKDKVARGIPASLGLFTYPVLQAADILLYDADVVPVGKDQKQHLEATRDIAGKFNEAYGPTLKLPEPQISEDVATVPGLDGQKMSKSYGNTIDIFMPEKALKKKVMSIVTDSTPLEDPKDPEGSLIIALYRLFASADEVAEMEADFRQGGMGYGDFKKRLLERIWTFYAPMREKREQLAARPDDVEDILRAGAARARAIAGETLERVHQAVGLR